The following DNA comes from Amycolatopsis albispora.
CGCCGGCTGGGTGACGATGCTGCTCGGCATCATCTCCACCCGCTTCCGCGACATCCCCCAGGTGATCAACGCGCTGGTCCAGCTGCTGTTCTACCTGACCCCGATCGTCTGGCCGCTGGACCAGGTCAGCGCCGTCGGCGGCAACCGCCACCAGCTGGCCGAGACCGTGCTGCCGATCATCCAGCTCAACCCGATCTACCATCTGGTGCAGGTGGTCCGCGCGCCGCTGCTGGGCCAGCACCTCAGCATCTACAGCTGGCTCGCGGTCGCCGGGATGGCGATCGTCGGCTGGGGCCTGGCCCTGGTCGCCATGCGCAACTACCGTGCCCGCGTCTCCTACTGGGTGTGACAGGAAACCAATGGTCAGCATTGATGTTCGCAACGCCTACGTCGACTTCCCGATCTTCGACGCGAAAACGCGTTCGCTGAAGAAGAAGGTCATCGGGAAGGTCGGCGGCAAGATCGGCACCGGCAGCCGGATCCCGATCATCGAGGCGCTTCGCGACGTGACGATCTCGCTGAAGGAAGGCGACCGCGTCGGCCTGGTCGGGCACAACGGCGCGGGCAAGTCGACCCTGCTGCGGTTGCTGTCCGGCATCTACGAGCCCACGCGCGGCTCGGCGCGGGTGGTCGGCAAGGTGGCGCCGGTGTTCGACCTCGGCGTCGGCATGGACCCGGAGATCTCCGGCCTGGAGAACATCATGATCCGGGGCCTGTTCCTCGGCATGACCCGCAAGGAGATGGAGAAGCGGGTCGACGACATCACCGAGTTCACCGAGCTCGGCGACTTCCTCCAGATGCCGCTGCGCACCTACTCCACCGGCATGCGGGTGCGCCTGGCGCTGGGCATCGTCACCTCGATCGACCCGGAGATCCTGATCCTGGACGAGGGCATCGGCGCGGTGGACGCGGCGTTCATGGCCAAGGCGCGCGACCGGCTCAAGGACCTGGTGCGCCGGTCCGGGCTGCTGGTCTTCGCCAACCACTCCGACGAGTTCCTCGCCGAGTTCTGCGATTCGGCGATCTGGATGGACGAGGGTGAGGTCAAGCAGCAGGGCTCGCTGCGGGAGGTGCTCACCGCCTACAAGGGCCGGGACCCCTTCCAGAACCTGAGCCCCGAGGCGCTGGAACGGATCGGGCAGGCCCCGGTCCTGAGCGGGAACGGCGGCGAGTAGACGTGGAGCAAGCGCTGGCGGCGGGTTCGGTGGTGGCCGTGGTGGTCACGCGCCACCGGCGTGAACTGCTCGCGGAC
Coding sequences within:
- a CDS encoding ABC transporter ATP-binding protein; its protein translation is MVSIDVRNAYVDFPIFDAKTRSLKKKVIGKVGGKIGTGSRIPIIEALRDVTISLKEGDRVGLVGHNGAGKSTLLRLLSGIYEPTRGSARVVGKVAPVFDLGVGMDPEISGLENIMIRGLFLGMTRKEMEKRVDDITEFTELGDFLQMPLRTYSTGMRVRLALGIVTSIDPEILILDEGIGAVDAAFMAKARDRLKDLVRRSGLLVFANHSDEFLAEFCDSAIWMDEGEVKQQGSLREVLTAYKGRDPFQNLSPEALERIGQAPVLSGNGGE